The Thalassotalea sp. 273M-4 genome includes a region encoding these proteins:
- the ssb gene encoding single-stranded DNA-binding protein, producing the protein MASRGVNKVIIVGNLGQDPETRFFPNGGAVCNITVATSESWKDKQTGEPKELTEWHRIVFNGRLAEIAGEYLKKGSKVYIEGSLRTRKWQNQQGQDQYTTEIRANEMQMLDARGQGAGMGQGGGMNQNAGFQNQNQNTNNYSKPATPAMQQGGYSQNQSAPAPQANSGYQSAPNQSSQQSGGYQSGYQQQQPAQSAPKVNPQEPVMDFDDDIPF; encoded by the coding sequence ATGGCCAGTCGTGGTGTAAATAAAGTAATTATTGTGGGTAACTTAGGGCAAGATCCTGAAACCCGATTTTTCCCAAATGGCGGTGCGGTATGTAACATTACGGTGGCAACGTCTGAAAGCTGGAAAGACAAACAAACTGGTGAGCCAAAAGAGCTAACCGAATGGCATCGTATTGTTTTTAATGGTCGTTTAGCTGAAATTGCTGGCGAGTATTTGAAAAAAGGTTCTAAAGTCTACATTGAAGGCAGTTTACGTACGCGTAAATGGCAGAACCAACAAGGACAAGATCAGTACACAACTGAAATTCGTGCAAACGAAATGCAAATGTTGGATGCTCGTGGCCAAGGCGCAGGAATGGGCCAAGGCGGCGGTATGAACCAAAATGCAGGCTTTCAAAACCAAAACCAAAATACAAACAACTACAGCAAGCCAGCTACACCAGCAATGCAACAAGGTGGTTATTCGCAAAACCAAAGTGCGCCAGCGCCACAAGCGAACAGCGGTTATCAGTCAGCACCAAATCAATCGTCACAACAATCAGGTGGTTACCAATCAGGTTACCAGCAGCAACAACCTGCTCAATCTGCACCTAAGGTAAATCCACAAGAACCTGTGATGGACTTTGACGACGATATTCCGTTCTAG
- a CDS encoding type 1 glutamine amidotransferase domain-containing protein produces the protein MKKILMVLTSHDQLGNTGEKTGFWVEEFAAPYYQFLDANLDITLASPLGGQPPIDPKSELDDFQTPATKRFNQDPVVQDKLTNTLPLADLSASNFDAIFYPGGHGPLWDLVDNQASLKLIEAFHCNKKPIGVVCHATAVLLNAKDSHGNSLVENKKVTGFSNSEEAAVELTDVVPFLLEDELTARHAHYQKGDDWSEFVITDGHIISGQNPASSELAAKTLLSKLV, from the coding sequence ATGAAAAAAATATTAATGGTACTAACCTCACATGATCAATTAGGCAATACTGGCGAAAAAACAGGGTTTTGGGTGGAAGAGTTCGCGGCCCCTTATTATCAGTTTTTGGATGCTAATCTCGACATTACCTTAGCTTCACCACTCGGTGGCCAACCACCTATTGATCCAAAAAGTGAATTAGACGATTTTCAAACACCGGCAACCAAGCGTTTTAATCAAGATCCTGTGGTACAAGATAAGCTCACCAATACTCTGCCTTTAGCGGATCTATCGGCTTCAAACTTTGATGCGATATTTTACCCTGGCGGTCATGGTCCGCTTTGGGACTTAGTCGATAATCAAGCGTCCCTAAAGTTAATTGAAGCATTCCATTGCAATAAAAAGCCGATTGGCGTTGTTTGTCATGCAACCGCAGTACTGTTAAATGCGAAAGATAGTCACGGTAATAGCTTAGTAGAGAACAAGAAGGTAACCGGATTTTCCAACAGCGAAGAAGCTGCGGTTGAACTTACCGATGTGGTGCCATTTTTACTTGAAGACGAATTAACCGCTCGTCATGCGCATTATCAAAAAGGCGATGATTGGTCTGAGTTTGTGATCACTGATGGCCACATAATTTCGGGGCAAAACCCAGCAAGCTCTGAATTAGCAGCCAAAACGTTGCTGTCAAAATTGGTATAA
- the glpK gene encoding glycerol kinase GlpK: MSKYILSIDQGTTSTRAILFSLEGKIHATAQREFNQYFPKNGWVEHDPMEILDSVISTCKDVLQQQNLTASDILGIGITNQRETTVIWDKATGLPVYPAIVWQDRRTADYCKAITSPHLAQLVNDKTGLIIDSYFSATKIKWLLDNVPNCRAKALNNELAFGTIDSFLIWHLTAGKHHKTDATNASRTMLFNIHNQQWDPELLQLFDIPNTILPQVMDCADDFGVTASALFGQAIPIMAVAGDQQAALVGQACFSQGMAKSTYGTGCFLILNTGQKALKSKNRLLTTIAYRLNGETTYAIEGSIFIAGATVQWLRDGLKVIDCAEQTESLIADMPLDHGVFLVPAFTGLGAPYWDPNARGAILGLTRDSGIREIVTAGIQSVCYQTKDLQKAMERDGLRPTELRVDGGMVVNDWMLSFLADILDAKVGRPEIIETTALGVAYLVGYKAGVYQTIDEIANMWRCQYTFTPNLKEEQRQHLYQMWLKAVARVKS; encoded by the coding sequence ATGAGTAAATATATTTTAAGTATTGACCAGGGAACCACCAGCACCCGCGCGATTTTGTTTAGCTTAGAAGGCAAAATACACGCCACCGCCCAACGTGAATTTAACCAATACTTTCCTAAAAATGGCTGGGTAGAGCATGATCCCATGGAAATACTGGACTCAGTTATTAGCACCTGTAAAGACGTACTACAACAGCAAAACCTGACAGCAAGCGACATCTTAGGCATTGGCATCACAAATCAACGTGAAACAACGGTGATATGGGATAAAGCCACTGGCCTGCCCGTGTACCCCGCCATTGTATGGCAAGACCGACGTACTGCTGATTATTGTAAAGCCATTACCTCGCCTCATCTTGCGCAATTAGTGAATGATAAAACTGGACTCATCATCGATTCCTACTTTTCAGCAACCAAAATAAAATGGCTATTGGACAATGTGCCTAATTGCCGGGCAAAAGCGTTAAACAATGAGTTGGCGTTTGGCACTATCGACAGTTTTTTAATTTGGCATTTGACCGCTGGTAAACATCATAAAACCGACGCCACCAACGCCTCTCGCACCATGTTATTTAATATCCACAATCAACAGTGGGATCCTGAACTTTTGCAGCTATTTGATATACCGAACACTATTTTGCCGCAGGTAATGGACTGCGCCGATGATTTTGGCGTCACCGCCAGCGCTCTCTTTGGCCAAGCAATTCCCATTATGGCGGTTGCTGGCGATCAACAAGCGGCCTTGGTTGGGCAAGCGTGTTTTAGCCAAGGCATGGCCAAAAGTACCTACGGTACCGGTTGCTTTTTAATCCTAAATACGGGGCAGAAGGCATTAAAATCTAAAAATCGCCTCCTAACCACTATTGCGTATCGTCTTAATGGCGAAACGACTTATGCCATAGAAGGCAGCATTTTTATCGCTGGCGCCACCGTTCAATGGTTACGAGATGGGTTAAAAGTTATCGACTGCGCCGAACAAACAGAGTCGCTTATCGCCGATATGCCACTTGACCATGGCGTGTTTTTGGTACCCGCGTTCACCGGTTTAGGTGCCCCTTATTGGGACCCTAATGCAAGGGGCGCCATTTTGGGCTTAACCCGAGATTCAGGTATTAGGGAAATCGTTACCGCAGGCATTCAGTCGGTTTGCTATCAAACCAAGGACTTACAAAAAGCGATGGAGCGAGATGGTTTACGACCTACGGAACTAAGGGTCGACGGAGGAATGGTGGTAAACGATTGGATGTTGTCGTTTTTGGCCGACATACTGGACGCCAAAGTTGGCCGACCTGAAATCATCGAAACCACAGCACTAGGCGTAGCCTACTTAGTCGGTTATAAAGCTGGGGTGTACCAGACTATCGATGAAATAGCCAACATGTGGCGTTGCCAGTACACCTTTACCCCAAACCTCAAAGAGGAGCAACGTCAACATTTATACCAAATGTGGCTTAAAGCGGTAGCTCGGGTGAAAAGCTAA
- the glpD gene encoding glycerol-3-phosphate dehydrogenase: MQINTELFDVAIIGGGINGAGIAADAAGRGLSVALIEQNDLASATSSNSSKLIHGGLRYLEQYEFKLVKEALAEREVLLNIAPHIITPLRFMLPHQPHLRPAWMIRLGLFLYDHLASRSSLAASKSIVIEPDSPLVSDITKGFEYSDAWVDDARLVLLNAKMASQHGAKVLTHTQCIKAQRVNSQWQIRLKDMNTMQQTSIGAKALVNATGPWVASLFDSALSLPSPKQVRLVKGSHIVVLKLHNDKQAYILQNEDNRIVFILPYEQYFTLIGTTDEDYQGDPAKCRMSEQERDYLINISNRYMKRKITPADIVSSFSGVRPLLFEQGVSAQDVTRDYTLTLDAKTNQAPLMSVFGGKITTYRSLAEQAVNQLSQFFSHIKGPWTKDCRLPGGDIESLDSFIRTLYRQYPWLDKALLQRFARTYGSLTYQLLEHAHSIEDMGELFGHDLFAREVAYLIDHEWACSVEDILWRRTKVGLFINKRQQQKIEQYISHYLKLRLPQQAQA, translated from the coding sequence ATGCAAATAAATACCGAGCTATTTGATGTTGCGATCATTGGTGGCGGGATCAATGGGGCAGGAATCGCGGCCGATGCGGCAGGGCGAGGTTTGTCCGTCGCATTAATAGAACAAAACGATCTAGCCAGTGCCACGTCTTCTAATAGCAGTAAGCTCATACACGGGGGGCTGCGCTACCTTGAGCAATATGAATTTAAGCTGGTAAAAGAAGCTCTAGCTGAGCGTGAAGTATTGCTAAATATTGCCCCTCATATTATTACCCCATTACGTTTTATGTTGCCCCACCAACCGCATCTAAGACCTGCTTGGATGATTCGTTTGGGGTTGTTTTTGTATGATCATCTTGCCAGCCGGAGCTCGCTTGCTGCATCCAAGTCCATTGTTATAGAACCCGATTCGCCTTTGGTAAGTGACATTACCAAGGGCTTTGAGTATTCTGATGCATGGGTTGATGATGCTCGTTTGGTGCTGTTAAATGCCAAAATGGCAAGTCAACACGGTGCTAAGGTTCTCACTCATACTCAGTGTATAAAGGCACAAAGAGTTAATAGCCAATGGCAAATTCGTCTGAAAGATATGAACACCATGCAACAAACATCGATTGGGGCTAAAGCGCTGGTTAATGCAACGGGTCCATGGGTTGCCAGTCTCTTTGATTCGGCTTTGTCTTTACCTTCGCCCAAACAAGTTCGTTTGGTCAAAGGCAGTCATATTGTTGTGCTTAAACTACACAATGACAAGCAGGCCTATATTTTGCAAAATGAAGATAACCGCATTGTCTTTATTTTACCTTACGAGCAATATTTTACTCTTATCGGTACGACCGACGAAGATTACCAGGGGGATCCGGCAAAATGTCGGATGTCAGAGCAAGAGCGTGACTACCTGATCAATATCAGTAATCGCTATATGAAACGCAAGATAACACCAGCCGATATTGTTTCCAGTTTTAGCGGGGTTCGGCCTTTGTTGTTTGAACAAGGCGTAAGTGCCCAAGATGTTACCCGCGACTACACCTTAACCTTAGATGCAAAGACAAATCAGGCACCATTGATGTCGGTCTTTGGAGGCAAAATCACAACGTATCGAAGCTTGGCAGAACAAGCTGTAAATCAATTGTCTCAATTTTTTAGTCATATAAAAGGGCCGTGGACTAAAGATTGTCGTTTACCTGGAGGCGATATTGAATCCTTAGATAGCTTCATCCGCACGTTATATCGACAGTATCCTTGGCTTGATAAAGCCCTATTACAACGCTTTGCCAGAACCTATGGCAGTTTGACTTATCAGCTGCTAGAACATGCCCATTCGATAGAGGACATGGGTGAGTTATTTGGTCATGATTTATTTGCTCGCGAAGTCGCCTATTTAATCGATCACGAATGGGCATGTAGCGTTGAAGATATCTTGTGGCGACGCACCAAGGTTGGCCTGTTTATCAATAAGCGCCAACAGCAAAAAATTGAGCAATACATTTCTCACTACCTAAAGCTAAGACTACCTCAGCAAGCTCAAGCATGA
- a CDS encoding M20/M25/M40 family metallo-hydrolase, protein MTIKRKIVCLFSSLIWCSNAFANINKDQLIDDLTFLASDELNGRQTFSAEIDQAANYINDRFKHIGLTPFNQLTDFKQTFELTDIAPTSISVKLNGREIGSKDIAFAATQASVNWQSVDDITVSVIGADTNFRDALFNANAMGGQQLLLVHPAHAPFFSRIQDFLAEGIRTQNANDDAAMVLILTSETKLETFNIQGTTTKQQRKLTNVIGVLPGKSKPNEVVIYSAHYDHLGLNPGGEGDVIFNGADDDASGTAAVINLAEYFTKQNNNERTLMFVAFTAEEIGGYGSKYFSEQLDPNSIVAMINIEMIGKPSKFGAGTIWMTGPDKSDLRTLLNAQLKDKNIEIYPDPYPEQKLFYRSDNATLARLGVPAHSFSSTQLDKDKYYHSVSDDISSLDLDSFHLVVEQLATSTLGLSNGSITPRRVDPANIRPTGKIF, encoded by the coding sequence ATGACAATAAAAAGAAAAATAGTGTGTTTGTTCAGCAGTTTAATATGGTGTTCAAATGCGTTTGCTAATATCAATAAAGATCAATTGATAGATGATCTTACCTTTTTAGCCAGTGATGAGCTAAATGGCCGTCAAACCTTTTCAGCCGAAATAGATCAAGCAGCAAACTACATCAACGACCGCTTTAAACACATTGGTTTGACTCCGTTTAATCAACTTACCGATTTTAAACAAACCTTTGAGCTTACCGATATTGCTCCAACTTCAATTAGCGTTAAGCTAAACGGTCGAGAGATAGGATCAAAAGATATCGCTTTTGCAGCCACCCAAGCCTCAGTTAACTGGCAATCGGTCGACGATATCACGGTGAGTGTTATTGGCGCAGATACAAATTTTAGAGACGCTTTGTTTAACGCCAATGCAATGGGTGGCCAACAGTTGCTGCTGGTACATCCTGCCCATGCACCTTTTTTTAGCCGGATCCAAGATTTTTTAGCCGAAGGTATTCGCACCCAAAACGCTAACGATGATGCAGCCATGGTCTTAATTCTGACCAGTGAAACCAAGCTAGAGACTTTTAATATTCAAGGGACTACCACTAAACAGCAACGAAAGCTAACCAATGTCATCGGTGTGTTACCAGGGAAATCCAAACCAAATGAAGTGGTGATTTATTCTGCTCATTATGATCACTTAGGCTTAAATCCTGGCGGTGAGGGTGATGTTATTTTTAACGGGGCTGACGATGATGCCTCAGGAACCGCTGCGGTGATCAATTTAGCCGAATATTTTACCAAACAAAACAATAATGAACGCACGCTCATGTTTGTCGCTTTTACTGCGGAAGAAATTGGCGGTTATGGTTCTAAATACTTTTCCGAGCAACTCGACCCGAATTCAATTGTTGCTATGATCAATATCGAGATGATTGGTAAACCGTCTAAATTTGGCGCCGGCACCATCTGGATGACAGGCCCTGATAAGTCCGATTTACGCACCCTTTTAAACGCCCAGTTAAAAGATAAAAACATCGAAATTTACCCCGACCCATACCCTGAGCAAAAACTGTTTTATCGCTCAGATAACGCTACTTTAGCCCGTCTAGGAGTTCCCGCACACAGTTTTTCAAGTACTCAACTTGATAAAGATAAGTACTATCATAGTGTCTCAGATGATATCAGTAGCTTAGATTTAGACTCGTTCCATTTGGTTGTCGAGCAATTAGCAACATCGACCTTAGGATTAAGTAACGGTAGCATCACCCCACGTCGAGTAGATCCTGCCAACATCCGCCCCACAGGAAAGATCTTTTAA
- the pflA gene encoding pyruvate formate lyase 1-activating protein, which produces MLEGRIHSIETCGTVDGPGIRFIVFMQGCLMRCKYCHNRDSWDEDAGEVKTVDQMMEEILPYKHFFRANGGGVTASGGEATLQAEFVTELFKRCKAEGIHTCLDTNGFVKNHNKRIDDLLAVTDLVMLDLKQMQDKTHIDLTKVSNRYAIAFAKHLQDINKPTWARYVVVPGYSDDMPSAKMLADFIAPMKNIERLELLPYHSLGEYKWAEFGEKYELEGISPPSKATMKALELVFKDSGINVIY; this is translated from the coding sequence ATGCTGGAAGGCAGAATTCATTCGATAGAAACATGTGGTACCGTTGACGGACCAGGCATTCGCTTTATTGTATTTATGCAAGGGTGCCTAATGCGCTGCAAGTACTGTCATAATCGTGACAGTTGGGATGAAGATGCCGGTGAGGTTAAAACAGTTGACCAAATGATGGAAGAAATCCTGCCCTATAAGCACTTTTTTAGAGCCAATGGCGGTGGTGTTACGGCATCAGGTGGTGAAGCAACATTGCAAGCCGAATTCGTCACCGAGTTATTCAAACGTTGTAAGGCTGAAGGCATTCATACCTGTTTAGACACCAATGGCTTTGTAAAAAATCACAACAAGCGTATTGATGATTTACTTGCGGTAACCGACTTGGTGATGTTGGATTTAAAACAAATGCAAGATAAAACCCATATCGACTTAACCAAAGTCAGCAATCGGTATGCGATTGCGTTTGCTAAGCACCTACAAGACATTAATAAACCCACATGGGCTCGCTATGTGGTGGTTCCTGGCTACAGTGACGACATGCCTTCGGCAAAAATGTTAGCAGATTTTATCGCGCCAATGAAAAATATTGAACGCCTTGAACTCCTACCCTATCACTCTTTGGGGGAATATAAATGGGCAGAGTTTGGCGAAAAATATGAATTAGAGGGGATTTCCCCCCCTTCAAAAGCAACGATGAAAGCGTTGGAGTTGGTGTTTAAAGACAGTGGTATTAATGTCATCTACTAG
- the pflB gene encoding formate C-acetyltransferase has product MVSDSKTNAWSDFTPGKWQEEVNVRDFIQKNYTPYEGDESFLAGATEATNTLWNVVAEGIKKENATLAPIDFDTDNPSTITSHDAGYINKDLETIVGLQTDAPLKRGIICNGGIRMVETSCKVYGKELDPEVNKIFSEYKKTHNQGVFDVYTGDILKCRKSGVITGLPDAYGRGRIIGDYRRVALYGIDFLMADKVAQHKLMEEALYNAQTSEDLDKVIRGREEVSDQHRALAAMKVMAQKYGFDISKPATNAQEAIQWTYFGYLAAIKSQNGAAMSFGRVSSFLDIYIERDLAKGIINEEKAQEMIDHLVMKLRMVRFLRTPEYDELFSGDPIWATESIGGMGLDGRTLVTKSNFRILNTLYTMGPSPEPNLTVLWSERLPQGFKEYCAKVSIDTSSIQYENDDLMRPDLDSDDYGIACCVSPMVIGKQMQFFGARANLGKALLYAINGGMDEKLKIQVGPKLPVIDSEYLDYDQVKENFDIMTDWVAKQYVTALNCIHYMHDRHSYEAALMALHDRKVRRTMACGIAGLSVAADSLSAIKHAKVKPIRDENGIAVDFEIEGDFPKFGNNEAAVDDIACELVEDFMKKVQKNPTYRGARPTQSVLTITSNVVYGKKTGSTPDGRKAGTPFAPGANPMHGRDTKGALASLTSVAKLPFKYAQDGISYTFSMVPNALGKTDQSKRANLASLMDGYFYNNQTREGGQHLNVNVLDRDMLLDAIDNPEKYPQLTIRVSGYAVRFNSLTPEQQQDVVNRTFTEKM; this is encoded by the coding sequence ATGGTTAGTGATAGTAAGACAAACGCGTGGAGCGATTTTACTCCTGGAAAATGGCAAGAAGAAGTTAACGTTCGTGATTTCATTCAAAAGAACTACACTCCGTATGAAGGCGATGAAAGCTTTCTAGCTGGTGCTACTGAAGCAACAAATACGTTATGGAACGTTGTTGCTGAAGGCATCAAAAAAGAAAATGCGACTTTAGCACCTATTGATTTTGATACAGACAACCCGTCTACCATCACTTCACATGACGCTGGTTACATCAACAAAGACCTAGAAACCATTGTTGGTTTGCAAACCGACGCCCCTCTAAAACGCGGTATCATCTGTAACGGTGGTATTCGGATGGTTGAAACCAGCTGTAAAGTCTACGGTAAAGAGCTGGATCCTGAAGTTAATAAAATCTTTTCTGAATACAAAAAGACTCACAACCAAGGTGTATTCGATGTTTACACCGGCGATATTCTTAAGTGTCGTAAGTCTGGCGTTATCACCGGTCTTCCTGATGCATACGGACGTGGTCGTATCATTGGTGACTACCGTCGTGTTGCTCTATACGGTATCGACTTCTTAATGGCTGATAAAGTTGCTCAACATAAATTAATGGAAGAAGCACTTTATAACGCGCAAACCAGCGAAGACTTAGACAAAGTAATTCGTGGTCGTGAAGAAGTTTCAGATCAACACCGTGCACTTGCGGCCATGAAAGTGATGGCTCAGAAGTACGGATTCGATATTTCAAAACCAGCGACCAATGCACAAGAAGCGATTCAATGGACATACTTTGGTTACCTAGCGGCAATTAAGTCTCAAAACGGGGCGGCAATGTCTTTCGGTCGCGTATCGTCTTTCCTAGATATCTACATTGAGCGTGATCTTGCTAAAGGCATCATTAACGAAGAAAAAGCTCAGGAAATGATTGACCACTTAGTCATGAAATTACGTATGGTTCGTTTCTTACGTACACCTGAATACGATGAGTTATTCTCAGGTGATCCTATTTGGGCTACAGAGTCCATCGGTGGTATGGGTCTTGACGGTCGTACTTTGGTCACTAAGTCAAACTTTCGTATCTTGAATACGCTATACACCATGGGACCAAGCCCAGAGCCAAACCTTACGGTTCTGTGGTCAGAGCGTTTACCACAAGGGTTTAAAGAGTACTGTGCAAAAGTATCTATTGATACCTCGTCAATCCAGTACGAAAACGACGACTTAATGCGTCCAGATTTAGATTCTGACGACTATGGTATTGCATGTTGCGTTAGCCCTATGGTTATTGGTAAGCAAATGCAATTCTTTGGGGCTCGCGCAAACTTAGGTAAAGCACTGTTATACGCCATCAACGGCGGTATGGACGAAAAATTAAAAATTCAAGTTGGTCCTAAACTACCGGTAATTGACAGTGAGTACTTAGACTACGACCAAGTGAAAGAAAACTTCGACATCATGACAGATTGGGTAGCGAAACAATACGTCACGGCCCTAAACTGCATCCATTACATGCATGACAGACACAGTTATGAAGCCGCTTTAATGGCACTTCACGATCGTAAAGTACGTCGTACAATGGCATGTGGTATTGCAGGTCTGTCAGTAGCCGCAGACAGTTTGTCAGCGATTAAACACGCGAAAGTAAAACCAATCCGTGACGAAAACGGTATTGCTGTTGACTTTGAAATCGAAGGTGACTTCCCTAAATTTGGTAACAACGAAGCCGCTGTAGATGATATCGCTTGTGAACTAGTTGAAGACTTTATGAAGAAGGTTCAGAAGAACCCAACTTACCGTGGTGCTCGTCCAACTCAGTCGGTACTTACGATTACTTCTAACGTGGTATATGGTAAGAAAACAGGTTCTACGCCAGATGGTCGTAAAGCCGGTACCCCATTTGCGCCAGGCGCTAACCCAATGCACGGTCGCGATACCAAAGGTGCTCTTGCATCATTAACATCGGTTGCAAAACTACCATTCAAGTACGCACAAGATGGTATCTCTTATACCTTCTCTATGGTACCTAACGCTCTTGGTAAGACAGATCAAAGCAAACGTGCTAACTTAGCAAGCCTAATGGATGGTTACTTCTACAATAACCAAACTCGTGAGGGTGGCCAACACCTTAACGTAAACGTGTTAGACCGTGATATGCTATTAGATGCTATTGATAACCCAGAGAAGTACCCGCAACTGACTATTCGTGTTTCTGGTTACGCTGTTCGTTTTAACTCGCTAACCCCAGAGCAACAACAAGACGTTGTAAACCGTACATTTACTGAAAAAATGTAA
- the yfcE gene encoding phosphodiesterase, with the protein MFLVISDIHGCITYLQQALNKFEQGQYRNILLLGDVLNHGPRNPLVDVYDPKACIALLNQYADKIVAVRGNCDGEVDQMVLNFPLLSDMAVLMLSNHRVILSHGHLYNKDANDTFFARGDVYLSGHTHIPRAEYLEQKYLLNPGSITLPKGGYKHSYGVLTNEGFSVFDLADALICEIAFE; encoded by the coding sequence ATGTTTTTGGTGATTTCAGACATTCATGGTTGCATCACATACTTGCAACAGGCATTAAATAAATTTGAGCAAGGCCAATATCGCAATATATTATTATTGGGCGATGTGCTAAATCACGGACCTAGAAACCCTTTGGTCGATGTCTATGATCCAAAAGCCTGTATTGCTCTACTAAACCAATATGCCGACAAAATTGTTGCTGTTCGTGGCAACTGTGACGGTGAAGTCGATCAAATGGTGCTAAATTTTCCCTTACTGTCGGATATGGCGGTATTGATGTTGTCAAATCACCGAGTAATTTTAAGTCATGGTCATTTATATAATAAGGATGCAAACGATACTTTCTTTGCCCGTGGTGATGTCTATTTATCAGGCCATACTCATATCCCTAGAGCCGAATACCTAGAACAAAAATACTTATTAAACCCAGGTTCTATTACCTTACCTAAAGGCGGTTATAAACACAGTTATGGGGTGTTGACGAATGAAGGTTTTTCGGTCTTTGATTTAGCAGACGCTTTGATTTGCGAAATTGCTTTCGAGTAA
- a CDS encoding glycine cleavage system protein R, whose amino-acid sequence MNVQFIATIYGTKRSGIMHALAEKTHQLDGLWLNSKVNQMGGQFIALIKIDIPKENVDELKRFFSSQQGCTSVFNEVVQLSEGTKLMNLTFESKDRYGLVQDISNVLQQKYIDIDKMDANRVAVADLGQSMFSASFDLHVPVDCDLEALKHCLNQVDEHAIIHLH is encoded by the coding sequence ATGAATGTTCAATTTATTGCAACAATATACGGAACAAAACGCTCCGGTATTATGCACGCATTAGCAGAAAAAACGCATCAACTCGACGGCCTTTGGCTCAATTCAAAAGTGAACCAAATGGGCGGGCAATTTATTGCTCTGATTAAAATCGATATCCCGAAAGAGAATGTTGATGAGCTTAAGCGCTTTTTTAGCTCGCAACAAGGTTGTACATCGGTATTTAACGAAGTCGTCCAATTAAGCGAAGGTACCAAGTTAATGAACCTCACCTTTGAATCTAAAGACCGTTACGGTTTAGTACAAGATATCTCAAATGTCCTCCAGCAAAAGTACATTGATATAGACAAAATGGATGCTAATAGAGTTGCTGTTGCCGACTTAGGCCAAAGTATGTTTAGCGCTTCTTTCGATTTACACGTTCCGGTTGATTGTGACTTAGAGGCGCTTAAACATTGTCTGAATCAAGTCGATGAACATGCCATTATCCATTTACATTAG